The following proteins come from a genomic window of Pocillopora verrucosa isolate sample1 chromosome 6, ASM3666991v2, whole genome shotgun sequence:
- the LOC136281548 gene encoding uncharacterized skeletal organic matrix protein 5-like, with amino-acid sequence MGDFGCGDGRWTPVMKINGSQATFRYDSHYWSDKNQYNIPGGRTGFDSQETKLPTYWNTPFSKICLGMKISGQLRFIVIDRQANSLHSLIADGTYRATSLGRNEWKKLIGAQGSLQQHCNREGFNAVGTKSHHSKARIGYIANEQNNCHSCDSRIGFGTGGYPDNSTTCGNVAAARPGNGYRYIKAMGYIMVQ; translated from the exons ATGGGGGATTTTGGATGCGGAGATGGAAGATGGACGCCTGTAATGAAGATTAACGGCAGCCAG GCAACGTTTCGCTATGACTCTCACTACTGGAGTGATAAAAACCAATACAACATCCCCGGCGGGAGGACTGGGTTTgactcacaagagaccaagttaccgaccTATTGGAACACAcctttctccaagatctgtctcggtatgaagataaGTGGACAGCTCAGGTTTATTGTCATTGACAGGCAAGCCAACTCTCTGCACTCGCTGATCGCTGATGGGACATACCGCGCTACTTCACTGGGTCGTAACGAGTGGAAGAAGTTGATTGGTGCGCAGGGCTCATTGCAACAGCACTGTAACAGAGAGGGCTTCAATGCTGTAGGTACTAAAAGTCATCATTCTAAAGCAAGAATTGGTTATATAGCTAACGAGCAAAATAATTGCCACAGTTGTGACTCCAGAATTGGGTTTGGCACCGGAGGATATCCTGATAACTCCACTACGTGTGGAAACGTAGCAGCAGCTCGCCCAGGTAATGGTTACAGATACATCAAAGCTATGGGATACATTATGGTGCAGTAA
- the LOC131798084 gene encoding uncharacterized protein — MFFGLLYPLLFELSALIPDPAFSQVSNPVYREGNRASSTRTFLRRTFIKHEFHHLNVPLVGTVAVSDVFDCTLECLSNPFCFSVNLAAFKGAHGKLWCELLSSDKFRNSTEYKGNESSHHFAIESPCFSSPCQHEATCVTNYRDGSFGCRCAKGFKGEYCEKGIGSCKEAYNLFKSNASQLVTLYLDSKPITVLCQMGDFGCGDGGWTPVIKTDGNKATFHYDSHYWSDKNQYNIVGGRTGFDSQETKLPTYWNTPFSKICLGMKISGQLRFIVIDKEANSLLSLIADGIWHASSLGRNEWKKLIGAQGSLQMNCNKEGFNAVGTSSHHSKARIGYIANEQHDCRSCDSRIGFGTGGHPNNSNTCGNAALHSSDNGDRDIRAMGYILVQ, encoded by the exons ATGTTTTTTGGTCTTCTTTATCCCCTTCTATTTGAGCTCTCTGCTCTAATTCCGGATCCAGCCTTTTCACAAG TATCAAACCCCGTGTATCGCGAGGGCAACCGCGCCTCCTCCACAAGAACCTTCCTGAGACGTACATTCATTAAACACGAGTTTCATCACTTGAATGTCCCGCTTGTTGGAACAGTGGCAGTGTCTGATGTGTTTGACTGCACGTTAGAATGTCTCAGCAATCCGTTCTGTTTTTCTGTAAACCTGGCCGCCTTCAAAGGAGCCCATGGAAAACTTTGGTGCGAATTGTTGTCATCTGATAAGTTCAGAAACTccacagagtataaagggaatGAAAGTTCGCATCATTTTGCCATTGAG TCACCTTGCTTTTCGTCACCTTGTCAACACGAAGCTACCTGTGTCACTAACTATAGAGATGGCTCATTCGGATGCCGCTGTGCAAAAGGCTTCAAaggagaatattgtgaaaaag gTATTGGGTCCTGCAAAGAAGCTTACAACCTTTTCAA GTCAAACGCCAGTCAACTGGTTACATTATACCTTgactctaaaccaatcacagttctCTGTCAGATGGGGGATTTCGGAtgcggagatggaggatggacgcctgTAATAAAGACTGACGGCAACAAG GCAACGTTTCACTATGACTCTCACTACTGGAGTGATAAAAACCAATACAACATCGTTGGCGGGAGGACTGGGTTTgactcacaagagaccaagttaccgaccTATTGGAACACAcctttctccaagatctgtctcggtatgaagataaGTGGACAACTCAGGTTTATTGTCATTGACAAGGAGGCCAACTCTCTGCTCTCACTGATTGCTGATGGGATATGGCACGCTTCTTCACTGGGTCGTAACGAGTGGAAGAAGTTGATTGGTGCACAGGGCTCTTTGCAAATGAACTGTAACAAGGAAGGCTTCAATGCTGTGGGTACTTCAAGTCATCATTCTAAAGCAAGAATTGGTTATATAGCTAACGAACAGCACGATTGTCGCTCTTGTGACTCCAGAATTGGATTTGGTACCGGAGGACATCCTAATAACTCCAATACGTGTGGAAACGCAGCACTTCATTCCTCAGATAATGGTGACAGAGACATTAGAGCTATGGGATATATCTTGGTGCAGTAA